In Sphaerospermopsis torques-reginae ITEP-024, the genomic window TAACTCCAAGCTAAAATCTAAAATCTAAAATCTAAAATCTAAAATTTTCTTCCCCAGTCACCAATCACCAATCACCAATCACCAATCACCAATCCCCTGCCTCCTGTTTTCATTTCCAGCTTATGATGTTTAGGTCGAGAAAATAGCAGTAGTCAATCAAATCTGTTAGGTAATTCTGCATGACAATAGATTTTTCTGCTTTGCTCTTGGGATTTCAATTTACTTCTCCAGGACCAATTATATTTGAACTCGGTCCAGTGGTTATCCGCTGGTATGGCTTGTTGATTGCCTCAGCCGTGTTAATTGGCGTTAGCCTTTCGCAATATGTGGCAAAGCGTCGTCATGTTAATCCTGAGTTAATCAGTGATTTGTCGATTTGGCTGGTAATTGGGGCTATTCCCGCAGCTAGGCTATATTATGTTTTATTTCAATGGTCAGAATATTCCCAGCATCCAGAGAGGATTATAGCTATTTGGCAAGGAGGTATTGCCATTCATGGAGCAATTATTGGTGGTGTCATAGCGGCGTTAATCTTTGCCAAACTGAAAAAGATATCTTTTTGGCAATTAGCAGATTTAGTAGCTCCTTCGCTGATTTTAGGGCAAGCGATCGGACGTTGGGGTAATTTTTTCAATTCTGAGGCTTTTGGCAGACCAACTGATTTACCCTGGAAGCTGTATATTCCCTTGGATCGTCGTCCTCCCGGTTTGGTTAATTTTGAATATTTCCATCCCACTTTTCTCTATGAATCTCTGTGGAATTTAATGGTTTTTGCCCTGCTGCTAACTTTATTTTTTCGCGCTTTATCTGGCAAGCCTCGCCTAAAGGTAGGGACGTTATTCTTAGTTTACTGGGTAGCCTATAGCTTAGGACGATTTTGGATTGAAGGCTTACGCACAGATAGCTTGATGCTAGGACCTTTGAGAATTGCACAAATAGTTAGTTTAACGGGAATTTCTTTAGGATTAGCTGGTTTAGCTTGGCTTTATTTATTCAAACGCCCTTTACCTGATGTGGTTTCTTCTTCTAACGGTGACTGGTGATTGGTGATTCTATTTTGGATTTTGGATTTTGGATTTTGGATTTTGGATTGTATTTCATGAATCAAATCTAAAATCTAAAATCTAAAATCTAAAATTCTCCTGACTCCTGACTCCTGCCCAAAAATAAAAAATGCCCCAGAGTTTTCTCTAGGGCTTAACCAGGGTGCATCTACCATATCTCTCTACTAGGCCAGGGGCGTTGATCCGGAAGGGTAGTCAAGAAATGCCAAAAAAATTTTTTGGGGAATAGTTGTGTAGATTTCTATAAGTGAATGTACTAATAATATGAGTGATGCAAGTTTGATTAATTCCTTAGAATCAGCAGTGTATATTGTGGGAGCAGGTCCGGGAGATCCAGATTTATTAACGGTTAAGGCGCAAAAACTCCTCTCTAGGGCTGATGTAATTTTATTTGCTGATTCTTTAATTCCAGAACACATTTTAGATATCTGTCGTCAGGATGCGGAAATTATTAAAACGGCGAATAAGACTTTAGAAGAGATTTTACCGATCATGGTGACAGCGGTGCGATCGCATAAGTCTGTGGTGCGTCTTCATTCTGGTGATCCTAGTCTCTATAGTGCTATCCATGAGCAAATGCAGCTTTTGACTGAGGCGAATATTCCTTTTGAAGTTATCCCTGGTATTAGTGCTTTTCAAGCTGCGGCTGCTAAACTCAAGATAGAGTTAACAGTGCCTAATTTGGTACAAAGTATTATCCTCACCCGCATCAGTGGACGCACAGAAGTACCAGCAAGAGAGGAATTAGCTAGTTTGGCTGCACATCAAGCTAGTCTGTGTTTATACCTGAGTGCGCGTCATGTTGCCAATGCCCAAGCTCAACTCTTGGAACATTACCCACCACAAACCCAAGTGGCTATTTGTTTTCGTGTAGGCTGGCCTGATGAAAAAATCCGGGTTGTTCCTCTTGACAAAATGGCAGAATGTACCCAAGAAGAACAATTACTGCGGACTACACTTTATATCATTAGTCCTGCCCTCTTACCAGTAACAGGTCGTTCTCGTTTATACCATCCACAGCATAATCATTTGTTTCGTTCATCTCATCACTGAATGCAGAAAACAAAGTAAAATTAGGAGAATCATTGCTACCTTCTCAGGATGGCAATTCTCAAATTTTAATGAAGATTTGAAAATTCATTAAGATTATTCCGGCAATTATTTCATTTTTTTGTAATTTTAAATTTTGAATTGTTGATTATGCCATTAATTAAAGTCCAAACTTCTGTATCTGCCCCAGAAAAAGCTCAAATTGAGTCAATGCTTAAAGGTTTATCAGCCAAGTTAGCTAAACATACAGGTAAACCAGAATCTTATGTGATGACAGCTTTTGAAGCAGAAATACCCATGACTTTTGCAGGAACTACAGATCCAGTTTGCTATATTGAAATTAAAAGTGTTGGCACAATGAAACCTGAACAAACTTTAGCTATGAGTCAGGAATTTTGCCAGGAAATTAACTCTTGTTTGGGTGTTCCTAAAAATAGAATTTATATAGAATTTGCTGACGCTAAGGGTTTTATGTGGGGTTGGAATAGTACAACCTTTGGTTAATGTTTTTTAATCATTCAGCTATCAGCTATCAGCTATCAGCTAATAAATTTCAGATGCAATAGACATCTGGTGACAAATGATCTAGAGACGTTCCATGAAGCGTCTCTACAAAAGTTGTCTAAAGCATTTGGTTGATGTCTAAATAAATAAACCTAACTATTCCCTCTTTATCAAATAATGAGTTATGAGCAAGAGTAATATCTCTGCTATCACTATTCCTGGTTATCGCATCACAGAAGTCATTCATGTTAGCACTAGAACGACTGTATATCGTGGTGAGCAAGAAAAGACTCAAAATCCAGTCATCATCAAAACTTTAAACGCACAATATCCCCAATTGTACGAATTGATATCCTTAAAAAATCAGTTCACAATTACCCAACAAATAGAACATCTGAATATTATCAAATCCTATGCTTTAGAACCTTATGGTAATAGTTATGCTTTAATTTTAGAAGATATTGGTGGCATATCTCTTCATCAATATGCTAATTGGCAACCATTAACATTAGATTGGTTTTTCCATATTTCTATTGCCATTGTTGATGCGTTAGAATATCTATATCAAAATAAAATTATTCATAAAGATATCAAACCAAAAAATATTATTATTCATCCAAAAACGAAGAAAATTAAACTAATAGATTTTAGTATTTCTTGTCTTTTACCTAAAGAAGTTGCTGAAATTAAAAACCCAAATGTATTAGAAGGAACGCTTCCCTATATGTCACCAGAACAAACGGGAAGAATGAATCGTGGGATAGACTACCGGACTGATTTTTATTCTTTGGGTGTGACATTTTATGAATTACTCACAGGAAAATTACCTTTTATTAGTAATAATCCTTTAGAGTTGGTGCATTGTCATCTGGCGAAAACTCCTGAGCATCCCAGGGAAATTAATCCCGAAATTCCTGAGATTGTTGCAGATATGATTATCAAGTTAATGGCAAAAACCCCGGAGGAAAGATATCAAACAGCCAGGGGAATTAGATATGATTTAGAAATCTGTCAACAAATGTTATTAAATCAAGGTGCAATTTCTGATTTTGATTTAGGACAAAGAGATATAGCAGACAGATTTATAATTTCTGATAAAATTTATGGGAGAGAAAATGAGATTTCAAGTTTATTAGAGTCTTTTGAAAGAATCAGTAATGGCAATAAAGAATTAATCTTAGTAGCTGGTTTTTCTGGTATTGGTAAAACTGCGGTTATTAATGAAATTCATAAACCTATTATCCGTCAAAAAGGTTATTTTATTTCTGGCAAATATGACCAATTTCAACGGAATATTCCTTTGTCGGCTTTAGTCAAAGCATTGCAGAGTTTATTACAGCAACTTTTAACCGAAAGTACCGACAAGTTACAAGAATGGAAAAGTTTTATTTTATCAGCACTGGGAGAACAAGGACAAGTTATTATTGATGTCATTCCCGAACTAGAAAATATTATTGGTAAGCAACCTGATATCCCAGAACTTACAGGTAGTGCTGCTCAAAATCGCTTTAATTTTCTCTTTGGTAAATTTATTCAAATATTTGCCACAAAAGAACATCCATTAGTAATTTTTTTAGATGATTTACAATGGGCTGATGCAGCTTCTTTGAAGTTAATAGAATTATTAATTAGTGAAACAGATACTCAATATTTGTTGTTAATTGGAGCATATCGAGATAATGAAGTCTATGCTGGACATCCTTTAATAATTACCTTAGATAATATTCGCAAAGCCGATGTTATAGTTAATCAAATAAACCTACAACCTTTAGATAAATCACACTTAAATCAACTAATAGTAGATACTTTATATTGCCCTGAATCTGAAGCAGAATCTCTCACTGAATTACTGTTAACCAAAACCAAAGGAAACCCATTTTTTACTAATCAATTCATGAAATCTATGTATGAAGATGGGTTGATTAGTTTTAATTTTAATCTTGGTTATTGGCAGTGTGATATTTATGCAGCTAAGGCTTCATATGAGAATGATGATATTGTACAGTTTTTAGGTTCACAAATCAAAAAATTACCAATTGATACACAAAACATCTTGAAAATTGCAGCTTGTATAGGTAATCAATTTGATTTATATACTTTATCTATCGTCTGTGAAAAATCACAATTAGAAATAGCTACAAATTTATGGAATGCGTTGAAACAAGGTTTGATTTTACCACAAGATGAAAGTTATAAATTTTATGTAGATAGTATAGATATTATTTCTGTATCTGGTTCAGAATTAGAATTGAATAATTTGGAAAGACTGACAGTTAAATATAAGTTTCTCCATGACAGAGTACAGCAAGCTGCTTATTTATTGATTCCTGATGCTGAGAAACAAGCAACACACTTGAAAATTGGGCAATTGATTTTAAAAAATACTGATTCTTGGGAACTAGAAGAAAAAATATTTGAGATAGTTAATCAGCTTAACATTGGAGTTGAATTAATTACCAATGAGTCAGATAAATATGAACTTGCTCAACTGAATTTAATTGCTGGGAAAAAAGCCAAGTTAGCTACAGCTTACGAAGCTGCGGTGAGATATTTAAAATTTGGTTTAGATTTATTAACAATAGATAGTTGGCAACATCAGTATGATCTGACTTTAAATCTTTATGTGGAAGCGGTTGATGCTGAATTTTTAAACATCAACTTTGATCAAGCACAAACTTATATAAAAATAGTCAAAAACAATGCCAATAGTTTACTTGACCAAGTGAAAGTTTATGAAGCAGAAATGCAAATATATATGGCTCAAGTACAAATAGAATTAGCCATTGAAACAGGTTTAACTATCATCAAGATGTTGGGAGTTAACTTAGAAAAAGAACCGCCAGCAAATTTGAATGTTGATGATTTAATCAATTTACCATTGATGACCGCTCCAGATAAAATTGCAGCCATGCGAATCTTAGCTAACATGACTGCTGCTTGTTATTTTGTTGATCCGGCATTATTCCCGATAATTATTTTTACGATGATACATTTGTCTGTGAAATATGGTAATTGTTCAAGTTCTGCTCATGGGTACGTGAATTATGGTGTATTATTATGTGGAGTATTCTTAGATATTGATACTGGATATCGCTGTGGTAAATTGGGTTTAAATTTATTAGACAAATTAGATACCAAGGAAATAAAGTGTCGAGCATTGTTGATGTGGAATGCTAATATTAATTTTTGGAAAAATCATATTCACAAAACAATAGATAGTTTACGGGAAGCTGTACAGGTTGGATTAGAAACCGGAGATTTTGAATATGTGAGTTACGCTTCTGCTATCTACAACATCAATATGATCTTAAGTGGGGACAACTTAGCATATATATTTCAGGAGATAGAAACCCATATAAATTTAATGTATAAGTTAAAGCAACAGGGTACTGTTCTTCTTCACCAAATCTGGAAACAGTTAGTTTTTAATTTGTCAGATAGCAAGATTGATAAATCAGATTTCAGTGGAAGTTCATTTAATGAATCTATATTATTACCACTGTTAATAGAAACAAAAGCTTCTACAACATTATTTTCATTATTTTTGGCAAAAAGCATATTTTTTTATTTATTTAAAAATACTAAAAAATCCCTTGAAAGTGCTGTTCAAGGAAAAGAATATTTACAGTATGTAGTTGGACAAATTACTGTTAGTCAATATATTTTATACTATTCTTTAGTTTTGTTGGCTGAATACCCTTATCAATCTATAAATGAACAACCAGAAAATTTAAAAACCGTCTTAGAAAATCAAAAAAAAATGCAAGTTTGGGCTAATCATGCACCGCAAAATTATCAACACAAGTATGATTTAGTTGCAGCAGAAATAGCGAGAGTTTTGGGTAATAATTGGCAAGCGATGGAACTTTATGATCAAGCAATTGCTGGAGCAAAGGAAAATAAATATATCCAAGAAGAAGCTATTGCTAATGAATTAGCTGCTCAATTTTATCTCGAATCTGGTAAAATAAAAATTGCTCAAACTTACTTAATAGATGCTTATTATTGTTATGTTAATTGGGGTGCTAAAGCTA contains:
- a CDS encoding trifunctional serine/threonine-protein kinase/ATP-binding protein/sensor histidine kinase, coding for MSKSNISAITIPGYRITEVIHVSTRTTVYRGEQEKTQNPVIIKTLNAQYPQLYELISLKNQFTITQQIEHLNIIKSYALEPYGNSYALILEDIGGISLHQYANWQPLTLDWFFHISIAIVDALEYLYQNKIIHKDIKPKNIIIHPKTKKIKLIDFSISCLLPKEVAEIKNPNVLEGTLPYMSPEQTGRMNRGIDYRTDFYSLGVTFYELLTGKLPFISNNPLELVHCHLAKTPEHPREINPEIPEIVADMIIKLMAKTPEERYQTARGIRYDLEICQQMLLNQGAISDFDLGQRDIADRFIISDKIYGRENEISSLLESFERISNGNKELILVAGFSGIGKTAVINEIHKPIIRQKGYFISGKYDQFQRNIPLSALVKALQSLLQQLLTESTDKLQEWKSFILSALGEQGQVIIDVIPELENIIGKQPDIPELTGSAAQNRFNFLFGKFIQIFATKEHPLVIFLDDLQWADAASLKLIELLISETDTQYLLLIGAYRDNEVYAGHPLIITLDNIRKADVIVNQINLQPLDKSHLNQLIVDTLYCPESEAESLTELLLTKTKGNPFFTNQFMKSMYEDGLISFNFNLGYWQCDIYAAKASYENDDIVQFLGSQIKKLPIDTQNILKIAACIGNQFDLYTLSIVCEKSQLEIATNLWNALKQGLILPQDESYKFYVDSIDIISVSGSELELNNLERLTVKYKFLHDRVQQAAYLLIPDAEKQATHLKIGQLILKNTDSWELEEKIFEIVNQLNIGVELITNESDKYELAQLNLIAGKKAKLATAYEAAVRYLKFGLDLLTIDSWQHQYDLTLNLYVEAVDAEFLNINFDQAQTYIKIVKNNANSLLDQVKVYEAEMQIYMAQVQIELAIETGLTIIKMLGVNLEKEPPANLNVDDLINLPLMTAPDKIAAMRILANMTAACYFVDPALFPIIIFTMIHLSVKYGNCSSSAHGYVNYGVLLCGVFLDIDTGYRCGKLGLNLLDKLDTKEIKCRALLMWNANINFWKNHIHKTIDSLREAVQVGLETGDFEYVSYASAIYNINMILSGDNLAYIFQEIETHINLMYKLKQQGTVLLHQIWKQLVFNLSDSKIDKSDFSGSSFNESILLPLLIETKASTTLFSLFLAKSIFFYLFKNTKKSLESAVQGKEYLQYVVGQITVSQYILYYSLVLLAEYPYQSINEQPENLKTVLENQKKMQVWANHAPQNYQHKYDLVAAEIARVLGNNWQAMELYDQAIAGAKENKYIQEEAIANELAAQFYLESGKIKIAQTYLIDAYYCYVNWGAKAKVEDLEITYPQLLLPILKQKAIDSEEPNLISKLISDSSNKSVSAILDLETVTKASLAISSEIKIEKLLHNLLDVIVENTGAKKAVFILQQEGNLFVVPQYRENQKLELDFTKLSENQNLPLSIINYVLNTQKDILMNDATNEKTFAVDPYLIKYQPKSILCNPILNQGKLIGIIYLENDLTVGAFTPERLKVLKLLSSQAAISLENAQLYGKLEEKVAQRTQELNEKNLHLEKTLRELKFTQLQLIQTEKMSSLGQLVAGIAHEINNPVNFIYGNVDHAKSYIEALINLLNLYQQEYPQPTSLLQQKMAEIDLDFLIVDLPKILSSMSVGADRIRNIVLGLRNFSRLDESEMKFVDIHEGIESTLMLLQPRLKEKLGYAQNIVIKDYGKLPLVSCYASQLNQVFMNIISNAIDALYEYEQSLSKAERELHFSQITISTDIINNDWVKISIKDNAMGMNPEITQRIFDPFFTTKSVGEGTGLGLSISYQIIVDKHSGRIECVSEPGMGTEFIIQIPINSSQKSHTI
- a CDS encoding phenylpyruvate tautomerase MIF-related protein; its protein translation is MPLIKVQTSVSAPEKAQIESMLKGLSAKLAKHTGKPESYVMTAFEAEIPMTFAGTTDPVCYIEIKSVGTMKPEQTLAMSQEFCQEINSCLGVPKNRIYIEFADAKGFMWGWNSTTFG
- the cobM gene encoding precorrin-4 C(11)-methyltransferase, which encodes MSDASLINSLESAVYIVGAGPGDPDLLTVKAQKLLSRADVILFADSLIPEHILDICRQDAEIIKTANKTLEEILPIMVTAVRSHKSVVRLHSGDPSLYSAIHEQMQLLTEANIPFEVIPGISAFQAAAAKLKIELTVPNLVQSIILTRISGRTEVPAREELASLAAHQASLCLYLSARHVANAQAQLLEHYPPQTQVAICFRVGWPDEKIRVVPLDKMAECTQEEQLLRTTLYIISPALLPVTGRSRLYHPQHNHLFRSSHH
- the lgt gene encoding prolipoprotein diacylglyceryl transferase; the encoded protein is MTIDFSALLLGFQFTSPGPIIFELGPVVIRWYGLLIASAVLIGVSLSQYVAKRRHVNPELISDLSIWLVIGAIPAARLYYVLFQWSEYSQHPERIIAIWQGGIAIHGAIIGGVIAALIFAKLKKISFWQLADLVAPSLILGQAIGRWGNFFNSEAFGRPTDLPWKLYIPLDRRPPGLVNFEYFHPTFLYESLWNLMVFALLLTLFFRALSGKPRLKVGTLFLVYWVAYSLGRFWIEGLRTDSLMLGPLRIAQIVSLTGISLGLAGLAWLYLFKRPLPDVVSSSNGDW